Proteins from a genomic interval of Neisseria arctica:
- the hisD gene encoding histidinol dehydrogenase codes for MKHLNTQSPNFQDELKALLAFETAQDPKIDQIVADICTDVQTRGDTAVIEYTNRFDGTSAKTMADLSLSQTDLQQAFERLPIEVQTALKTAAERVEKYHRHQKMNSWQYTDEDGTLLGQQITPLDRVGIYVPGGKAAYPSSVIMNAMPAHVAGVPEIIMVVPTPKGERNDIVLAAAYIAGVTKVFTVGGAQAVAALAYGTESIPQVDKITGPGNAFVAAAKRRVFGVVGIDMVAGPSEILVIADGSTPADWVAMDLFSQAEHDEIAQAILISTSQPYLDNVQASMNRLIAEMPRRTIIESSLTNRGAFILAKDLNEACEIANYIAPEHLELSVENPDVWAAKIRHAGAIFMGKYTSESLGDYCAGPNHVLPTSRTARFSSPLGTYDFQKRSSLIQVSETGAQKLGKIASTLAHGEMLTAHARAAEFRLK; via the coding sequence ATGAAACACTTAAATACCCAATCTCCTAATTTTCAAGATGAACTCAAAGCCCTTCTTGCTTTTGAAACTGCCCAAGATCCGAAAATTGATCAAATCGTAGCCGATATATGCACTGATGTACAAACACGCGGCGATACGGCTGTAATCGAATACACCAACCGTTTCGATGGTACTTCCGCCAAAACCATGGCAGACCTTAGCTTAAGCCAAACAGATCTCCAACAGGCTTTTGAGCGCTTACCTATAGAAGTTCAGACGGCCTTAAAAACTGCTGCCGAACGCGTTGAAAAATACCACCGGCATCAAAAAATGAACTCATGGCAATATACTGATGAAGATGGAACATTACTCGGACAGCAAATTACACCTTTGGATCGTGTCGGCATTTACGTTCCCGGAGGCAAAGCCGCCTATCCCAGTTCGGTTATTATGAATGCTATGCCCGCACATGTTGCCGGCGTACCGGAAATTATTATGGTTGTACCGACCCCCAAAGGTGAGCGCAATGATATTGTATTGGCTGCCGCCTATATTGCGGGCGTCACCAAGGTTTTCACTGTAGGCGGAGCACAAGCTGTAGCCGCATTAGCATATGGGACTGAAAGCATCCCGCAAGTAGACAAAATTACCGGCCCGGGTAATGCATTTGTGGCCGCCGCAAAGCGCCGTGTATTCGGGGTCGTCGGCATTGATATGGTAGCGGGCCCTTCCGAAATTCTAGTTATTGCCGATGGCAGCACACCTGCCGATTGGGTGGCTATGGATTTATTTAGCCAAGCCGAGCATGATGAAATTGCCCAAGCCATCTTAATCTCTACTTCGCAGCCATACCTTGACAATGTTCAAGCATCCATGAACCGTCTAATCGCAGAAATGCCCCGCCGCACTATTATTGAATCATCACTAACAAATAGGGGCGCATTCATTCTTGCAAAAGATTTAAACGAAGCATGTGAAATCGCCAATTATATTGCCCCCGAACACCTGGAATTATCTGTAGAAAACCCAGATGTATGGGCCGCTAAAATCCGCCATGCCGGAGCTATTTTCATGGGAAAATATACCAGTGAAAGCCTTGGCGACTATTGCGCTGGACCTAACCATGTTTTACCTACAAGCAGAACCGCACGCTTCTCCTCACCTTTAGGTACTTATGATTTTCAAAAGCGCAGCAGCCTGATCCAAGTATCAGAGACAGGCGCTCAAAAGCTTGGAAAAATTGCCAGTACTTTAGCCCACGGTGAAATGTTAACTGCCCATGCGCGTGCAGCTGAATTCCGCCTAAAATAA
- the hisG gene encoding ATP phosphoribosyltransferase — MSETGLTIALSKGRIFDETLPLLAAAGIKPEEEPGSSRKLIIGTNLPNVRLVIVRASDVPTYVQYGAADFGIAGKDVLIEHGGDGLYQPLDLQIAKCRMMVAVRKGFNYAAASQPGSRLRVATKYPDIAAEHFAGKGVHVDIIKLYGSMELAPLVGLSDAIVDLVSTGGTLKANNLEAVEHIADISSRLVVNKAALKVKYSTIQPIIDAFAGVINA; from the coding sequence ATGTCTGAAACAGGTCTGACCATTGCCCTTTCCAAAGGGCGTATTTTTGATGAAACTTTGCCCTTATTGGCAGCTGCAGGAATCAAACCAGAAGAAGAACCCGGCAGTTCAAGAAAATTAATTATCGGCACCAATCTACCTAATGTACGTTTGGTCATTGTCCGCGCCTCCGACGTGCCTACCTACGTTCAATATGGTGCCGCCGACTTCGGTATCGCAGGCAAAGATGTTCTAATCGAACACGGCGGAGATGGGCTGTATCAGCCGCTTGATTTACAAATTGCCAAATGCCGTATGATGGTTGCCGTACGCAAAGGCTTCAATTACGCCGCAGCATCACAACCGGGAAGCCGTTTACGTGTGGCAACAAAATATCCTGATATCGCTGCCGAACATTTTGCAGGGAAAGGTGTACACGTCGATATCATCAAACTCTATGGTTCAATGGAGTTGGCTCCATTAGTAGGATTAAGTGATGCGATTGTTGATTTGGTATCTACCGGAGGTACACTCAAGGCTAACAACTTGGAGGCCGTAGAACACATTGCCGACATCTCCAGCCGCCTCGTCGTAAATAAAGCTGCATTAAAGGTTAAATACTCTACTATCCAACCCATTATTGATGCCTTTGCCGGCGTAATAAACGCCTAA
- a CDS encoding helix-turn-helix transcriptional regulator, whose product MADAILRQLEVRKRLGNISSSALWYRLDPKSHLFDPDMPKPFKLSANGRSVGWLESEIDAYIEKRAAVRLGA is encoded by the coding sequence ATGGCAGATGCCATCTTACGCCAACTTGAAGTACGAAAACGCTTGGGAAACATTTCATCAAGCGCGCTTTGGTACCGGCTAGACCCTAAAAGTCATCTTTTTGACCCCGATATGCCGAAACCTTTCAAACTATCCGCCAACGGCCGTTCAGTCGGCTGGCTGGAAAGTGAAATCGACGCTTATATCGAAAAACGCGCCGCCGTGCGTTTAGGTGCATAA
- a CDS encoding SCO family protein: MKYPYLLFSGSLIALLCACQPQQSATITPASSDTAASATQATKLHGTDIRNQNIGGDFTMTDGNGNLFQLSKLKGKVVILSFGYTHCPDICPTELLTYKDTIEQLGESAKDVSVVFASVDPERDTPELIGKYVKQFHPDFIGLTVTGDQSLPLIKQQYQVVSAKANQQSEKVYLVDHSAGTYLLDKNGEVAIFAPYGSTAAQIADDIKTLL; the protein is encoded by the coding sequence ATGAAATATCCATACCTGCTTTTCTCTGGCAGCCTTATCGCCTTACTATGTGCATGCCAGCCTCAACAATCTGCCACTATTACCCCTGCATCCTCTGATACAGCAGCATCCGCAACACAGGCAACCAAACTGCATGGTACTGATATACGCAATCAAAATATTGGTGGTGACTTCACCATGACTGACGGTAACGGCAATCTCTTTCAATTAAGTAAATTAAAAGGCAAAGTGGTCATTTTGTCTTTTGGTTACACACACTGCCCTGACATATGCCCTACCGAATTATTAACTTACAAAGATACTATCGAGCAATTGGGGGAATCCGCTAAAGATGTATCTGTTGTATTTGCCAGCGTTGACCCGGAGCGCGACACACCCGAATTAATCGGTAAATATGTCAAACAGTTTCATCCTGACTTTATCGGACTAACCGTTACTGGTGATCAAAGCCTGCCCCTTATCAAACAGCAATACCAAGTTGTTTCCGCAAAAGCAAATCAACAATCTGAAAAAGTATATTTAGTCGATCACTCGGCTGGTACTTATTTATTAGATAAGAACGGTGAAGTAGCTATTTTTGCACCATACGGCAGTACAGCAGCACAAATCGCCGATGATATTAAAACTTTGCTCTAA
- a CDS encoding right-handed parallel beta-helix repeat-containing protein encodes MATQTTMCSNSQLADILTPTDSENNSIEVRCSATLPATARIGKRLIFSGNQASGITFDCNGATIDSGKSGKIDSVLIRSIQQKGQWQAPQNITLRNCRIEGSIRIQGMAANGEGGLLRTSSLQNDHTQRAQQAAPRNIRLENLIINGHGRIPLYIAPGVTQITVSDSHISGRSNSVAVYLDAESANNTFIRNTVDSKTARELIAIDGSARNTFQNNRFSSLNKGGIYLYRNCGEGGTIRHQTPSENIIRNNTFFYRKYKGSLPSIWLGARNGKRNYCQADAGYSFGSSADNADFADNNTVSNNRIYRLQPQIMIRDHGQNNRISGNQTVW; translated from the coding sequence ATGGCAACCCAAACTACTATGTGCAGTAATTCCCAGCTTGCAGATATTTTGACTCCTACCGACAGCGAAAACAACAGTATTGAAGTTCGCTGTTCCGCCACCCTGCCTGCAACCGCCCGCATCGGCAAACGTCTGATTTTCAGTGGCAATCAAGCCAGCGGTATTACTTTCGATTGCAACGGAGCAACCATCGACTCCGGAAAGTCAGGCAAAATCGATAGTGTGCTTATTCGCTCAATCCAACAAAAAGGGCAATGGCAGGCACCGCAAAATATTACTTTGCGCAATTGCCGAATAGAGGGTTCCATACGGATTCAAGGTATGGCTGCCAACGGAGAGGGGGGATTATTACGTACCTCTTCTCTTCAAAATGATCATACCCAACGTGCACAACAAGCAGCTCCTCGTAATATTCGGTTAGAAAATTTAATTATTAACGGCCATGGACGCATACCTTTATACATTGCCCCGGGAGTGACGCAAATTACCGTTTCCGATAGTCATATCAGTGGCAGAAGCAATAGCGTAGCCGTTTATTTAGACGCAGAAAGTGCAAATAATACTTTCATCCGCAATACCGTCGACAGCAAAACTGCTCGGGAGTTGATTGCCATTGATGGCTCTGCACGCAATACTTTTCAAAACAACCGCTTTTCATCCTTAAATAAAGGCGGTATATACCTGTACCGCAATTGTGGAGAAGGCGGCACCATACGCCATCAAACGCCGTCTGAAAACATTATTAGAAACAATACATTTTTTTATAGGAAATATAAAGGCAGCTTGCCTTCGATTTGGTTAGGAGCTCGTAACGGCAAGCGAAACTACTGTCAAGCAGATGCGGGCTACTCATTCGGCAGCAGTGCCGATAATGCTGATTTTGCCGATAACAATACCGTTTCCAACAACCGGATTTATCGCCTACAACCTCAAATAATGATACGCGACCATGGACAAAACAACCGTATCAGTGGCAACCAAACAGTGTGGTAA
- a CDS encoding helix-turn-helix domain-containing protein has product MYQYKLSGLDNVWLVNGYTIEQTPYGEAVHIDHANELDTVIALELVKQQDALTAAEFRFIRQQLGMSQSDVGAFMGVDNQTVARWEKKETPLPPYADRLMRVLFTGHQVKDTSIYSLVQTFNAIDKAKNSRIVLTKSETWQGELQPC; this is encoded by the coding sequence ATGTATCAATACAAATTATCAGGGCTTGATAATGTATGGCTGGTAAACGGCTACACCATCGAGCAGACACCATACGGCGAGGCAGTGCATATTGACCACGCAAATGAGCTAGATACAGTCATTGCGCTTGAATTGGTAAAACAACAAGATGCACTTACAGCAGCAGAGTTTCGTTTTATCCGCCAACAGCTAGGCATGAGCCAAAGCGATGTGGGTGCATTCATGGGGGTGGATAATCAAACGGTAGCCCGCTGGGAGAAAAAAGAAACCCCGTTGCCACCCTATGCTGACAGATTGATGCGTGTATTGTTTACAGGGCATCAAGTCAAAGACACCAGTATTTATAGCTTGGTACAAACATTCAACGCTATTGATAAAGCCAAAAACAGCCGTATCGTGTTAACCAAATCAGAAACATGGCAGGGAGAATTACAGCCCTGTTAA
- a CDS encoding helix-turn-helix domain-containing protein, whose product MNQKNNRPNTGKGISGGQKKDSRNHTVVSSTDKQVQRKFILQRLRQRPHSTLELRNFGICAPAPRVLELRRQGFDIATTWRHEEDHAGITHRIGVYSLISEKGAQV is encoded by the coding sequence ATGAATCAAAAAAATAACCGCCCAAACACCGGCAAAGGCATTTCAGGCGGCCAAAAAAAGGATAGCCGTAATCATACCGTTGTTTCATCAACCGATAAACAGGTTCAGCGAAAATTCATCCTGCAACGCTTGCGCCAACGCCCCCATAGCACGCTTGAGCTTCGTAACTTCGGCATTTGTGCGCCGGCTCCCCGCGTACTGGAATTACGCAGGCAGGGCTTTGATATTGCGACTACTTGGCGGCATGAAGAAGACCATGCGGGCATTACCCACCGCATAGGCGTTTACAGCCTGATAAGCGAGAAAGGGGCGCAGGTATGA
- a CDS encoding ATP-binding protein, with amino-acid sequence MQTQDALYYRRADYAESLLTSLNGITHAFTLFAPRRMGKTQFLLKDIAPTAERMGFNVFYFSFMDDTGANVAADFQTALYHFAQSIRTGSGIKSFLGSLNKIDIMGIGIGRENKAETLPKISDIITSIAHDNAPTLLLLDEVQELARIKDTSGLIRSLRTGLDINQNRVKTIFTGSSTNGLKAMFNNSKAPFFHFAHALDFPLLGKEFTDFLADVYQKRTGKQADKAAFYTMFKRLNHTPMYMRAVVQDMIITPELSLEEAASSRLQQLNEQHAEKGIWAELKPIEQAILADIARNPNTSPYSQESRQRYAAALGIANVSNSNVQAAINRMERQDWINRNASRTLQINNPLLQTWILENTP; translated from the coding sequence ATGCAAACACAAGACGCTTTATATTACCGCCGAGCCGATTATGCAGAGAGCCTGCTAACCAGCCTAAACGGCATCACACATGCGTTTACACTCTTTGCCCCGCGCCGCATGGGTAAAACACAATTTCTATTAAAAGACATTGCCCCTACTGCCGAACGTATGGGCTTCAATGTGTTTTACTTTTCATTTATGGACGATACAGGCGCAAACGTTGCCGCCGATTTTCAAACAGCCTTATATCACTTCGCCCAAAGCATACGGACAGGCAGCGGCATCAAATCATTTTTAGGCAGTCTGAACAAAATTGACATCATGGGCATAGGCATAGGGCGGGAAAACAAAGCCGAAACCCTACCCAAAATCAGCGACATTATTACCAGCATAGCCCACGACAACGCTCCGACATTGCTATTGCTGGACGAAGTTCAGGAACTGGCACGGATAAAAGACACAAGCGGCCTAATACGTTCATTGCGCACAGGCTTGGACATCAACCAAAACCGCGTGAAAACCATTTTCACAGGCAGCAGCACCAATGGCCTGAAAGCCATGTTCAACAACAGCAAAGCCCCGTTTTTCCACTTTGCCCACGCCCTGGATTTTCCCCTTTTAGGTAAAGAATTTACCGACTTTTTAGCCGATGTTTATCAGAAACGTACAGGCAAACAAGCCGATAAAGCCGCCTTTTACACCATGTTTAAGCGGTTGAACCACACGCCTATGTACATGCGGGCAGTTGTACAAGACATGATAATCACACCCGAATTAAGCCTAGAAGAAGCCGCATCAAGCCGCTTGCAGCAACTCAATGAACAACACGCCGAAAAAGGAATCTGGGCAGAGTTAAAACCGATTGAGCAGGCCATTTTGGCGGATATAGCACGCAACCCCAACACCAGCCCGTACAGCCAAGAAAGCCGGCAACGATATGCCGCCGCGCTTGGCATAGCCAACGTGAGCAACAGCAACGTACAGGCCGCCATTAACCGCATGGAACGGCAAGACTGGATAAACCGCAATGCAAGCAGAACATTACAAATCAACAACCCGCTATTGCAGACATGGATTTTAGAAAACACACCCTAG
- a CDS encoding cbb3-type cytochrome oxidase subunit 3, with amino-acid sequence MDINWVRSLFTVWVFISFLLVLYIVLNRRNKQNYNDAADSIINDDDLPHEETTRLPRDNGAK; translated from the coding sequence ATGGATATTAATTGGGTGCGTTCCCTCTTTACAGTTTGGGTTTTTATCAGCTTCTTATTGGTTCTCTATATTGTATTGAACCGACGGAATAAGCAAAACTATAACGATGCGGCAGATAGCATTATTAATGATGATGATTTACCGCATGAGGAAACCACCCGATTACCCCGTGATAACGGAGCAAAATAA
- a CDS encoding tyrosine-type recombinase/integrase — MPLNDRQIKNAKPTDKPYKLSDGAGLHLVITPAGGKLWRLKYRIDRKEKLLSIGKYPAVSLSEAREAANNARAMLAAGQDPSATKQQAKAERAAALANTFQAITHQWHAANLHRWKPIHAERVLHHFQKDVLPLIGNMPLDEINVAAIKNLLDRIVVRGSIPTAEKIRQWIGAVFEYAAMLELTDRNPARALKQYLPKPKTKHMPALPGEELTEFYRRLLVADVNQQNRIGVMLIMLVFLRNTELRGGMWAEIDFKAKLWRVPAERMKRPRPHEVPLSDWTIELLQELHGLTSQTPYLFPSHKNTSGYISENTLGKIINNMGYKGIATPHGFRSLASSVLNEQGFNPDAIELQLAHVEENKIRAAYNRADYMEERRAMMQWYSDYLKERYNKAVDSLKAVASGL, encoded by the coding sequence ATGCCACTAAATGACCGTCAAATTAAAAATGCCAAGCCAACAGATAAGCCCTATAAGCTTTCAGATGGGGCAGGCCTGCATCTGGTTATTACCCCCGCAGGCGGTAAATTATGGCGATTGAAGTACCGTATTGATAGAAAAGAAAAACTGCTTTCAATCGGTAAATACCCTGCTGTATCACTCTCAGAAGCTCGCGAAGCAGCTAATAATGCACGCGCTATGTTGGCAGCAGGGCAAGACCCAAGCGCGACCAAACAGCAAGCGAAAGCCGAAAGAGCAGCAGCACTGGCTAACACCTTTCAGGCAATCACCCATCAATGGCACGCGGCCAACCTGCATCGCTGGAAGCCCATACATGCAGAAAGGGTATTACACCACTTCCAGAAAGACGTACTACCGTTAATCGGCAATATGCCGTTGGATGAAATCAATGTGGCGGCCATTAAGAACCTGTTAGATCGCATCGTTGTACGCGGTTCAATTCCGACTGCCGAGAAAATCAGGCAATGGATAGGGGCCGTTTTTGAATATGCGGCCATGTTGGAATTAACAGACCGTAACCCCGCCCGTGCATTAAAGCAGTATTTGCCCAAACCCAAAACCAAGCACATGCCCGCTTTGCCGGGTGAAGAGCTGACCGAATTTTACCGCCGCTTGCTTGTGGCCGATGTGAACCAGCAGAACAGAATCGGCGTGATGTTGATTATGCTGGTGTTTTTGCGTAATACCGAATTGCGGGGCGGTATGTGGGCAGAAATCGACTTCAAGGCCAAGCTATGGCGCGTTCCGGCCGAAAGAATGAAGCGGCCAAGACCGCATGAAGTTCCATTGTCGGATTGGACAATTGAGCTATTGCAAGAGCTACACGGTTTAACCAGCCAAACGCCCTACCTGTTTCCCAGTCACAAAAATACCAGCGGCTATATCAGTGAAAATACCTTGGGCAAAATCATCAATAACATGGGCTATAAAGGCATTGCCACACCCCACGGCTTCCGCAGCCTCGCCAGTAGCGTACTGAATGAACAAGGCTTTAATCCTGATGCTATCGAATTGCAGCTTGCCCACGTTGAAGAAAACAAGATAAGAGCCGCCTATAACCGAGCTGACTACATGGAAGAACGCCGGGCAATGATGCAGTGGTATAGCGATTATCTGAAAGAGCGGTATAACAAAGCAGTGGATAGCCTGAAAGCTGTTGCCAGCGGGTTATAG
- the ccoO gene encoding cytochrome-c oxidase, cbb3-type subunit II: MKLQQLAEEKVGFLIVFTFLVISVGFLIEIVPLFFTKSVTEPAPGVKPYSALQVAGRDIYVREGCYNCHSQMIRPFRAETERYGHYSVGGESVYDRPFQWGSKRTGPDLARVGGRYSDEWHRIHLLNPRDVVPESNMPAFPWLARNAVNPEIAVRNMKALRAAGTPYSDADIEKAPQELANKSELDAVIAYLQGLGLALKNVR, from the coding sequence ATGAAATTACAACAACTAGCTGAAGAAAAAGTCGGGTTCCTGATTGTGTTTACCTTCTTGGTAATCAGTGTAGGTTTCCTGATTGAAATCGTACCATTGTTTTTTACTAAATCCGTAACCGAGCCTGCGCCGGGGGTAAAGCCTTATAGCGCGTTGCAGGTAGCCGGTCGTGACATTTATGTACGTGAAGGTTGTTATAACTGCCACTCACAAATGATCCGTCCCTTCCGTGCGGAAACCGAACGTTACGGCCATTATTCCGTTGGCGGAGAATCGGTTTATGACCGTCCTTTCCAGTGGGGTTCTAAGCGTACAGGTCCGGATTTGGCCCGTGTAGGTGGCCGCTATTCTGACGAATGGCACCGTATCCATCTGTTGAATCCGCGTGATGTTGTGCCGGAGTCTAATATGCCTGCCTTCCCATGGCTTGCACGTAATGCGGTGAATCCTGAAATCGCTGTACGTAATATGAAAGCCCTACGTGCAGCAGGAACGCCTTACAGCGATGCAGACATTGAAAAAGCACCTCAAGAACTTGCTAATAAGTCTGAATTGGATGCCGTCATCGCTTACCTGCAAGGCTTGGGTTTGGCATTGAAAAACGTAAGGTAA
- a CDS encoding NYN domain-containing protein, translating into MDRKTTLLTEKKLAVLIDADNASADIIAPLLAEIAKYGIASVKRIYGDWSSGLNKWKEALLPHAIIPVQQFAYTKGKNATDMALVIDAMDLLYSKTFDGFCIVSSDSDFTRLASRIRENGVTVYGFGEKKTPESFRKACDTFIYTENLLAAAQATNTEKTVTQTTTELKYAEQPANAEEIIYRAIKETADDNGWVQLGSLRSYIGKTNPDFDHRSYGFGKFSDLVRTLPKIDIKTIGNTTVYIRRQSYRRFIRLVQEIIESQTDNGTGTELNNVCSRIRQLDPDFNPKTLGQKTVSQAVRNILPTWVEIYSHEGKEYIRNVKTMM; encoded by the coding sequence ATTGATAGGAAAACCACTTTGCTAACCGAAAAAAAATTAGCTGTTTTAATTGATGCGGATAACGCCTCGGCCGACATTATCGCCCCCCTATTGGCAGAAATTGCCAAATATGGTATCGCCAGCGTAAAACGTATTTATGGAGATTGGAGCAGCGGTCTAAACAAATGGAAAGAAGCCTTGCTACCGCATGCTATTATTCCTGTTCAGCAATTTGCTTACACCAAAGGCAAAAATGCAACCGACATGGCGTTAGTGATTGATGCCATGGATTTACTTTACAGCAAAACTTTTGATGGTTTTTGTATCGTTTCCAGTGATAGTGACTTCACCCGCCTCGCATCTCGTATCCGTGAAAACGGTGTAACCGTATATGGCTTCGGTGAAAAGAAAACACCCGAATCATTCCGAAAAGCCTGCGATACTTTCATTTACACTGAAAATCTATTGGCTGCCGCACAAGCAACTAATACCGAGAAAACCGTCACACAAACAACAACCGAACTCAAGTATGCCGAGCAACCTGCCAATGCCGAAGAAATTATCTATCGTGCCATTAAAGAAACCGCAGATGATAATGGTTGGGTACAACTAGGCAGTCTGCGTAGCTATATAGGTAAAACCAATCCCGATTTCGACCACCGCAGCTACGGTTTCGGTAAATTCTCTGATTTAGTTCGTACACTGCCTAAAATTGATATAAAAACTATAGGCAATACAACAGTCTATATCCGTCGACAAAGCTACCGCCGTTTTATCCGCTTAGTACAGGAAATTATTGAATCGCAAACAGATAACGGTACAGGCACAGAACTCAACAATGTATGCAGCCGAATCCGTCAGCTTGACCCAGATTTCAACCCCAAAACTCTAGGTCAAAAAACCGTATCTCAAGCAGTACGCAACATTTTGCCGACATGGGTAGAAATTTACAGCCATGAAGGCAAAGAATATATCCGCAATGTTAAAACTATGATGTAA
- the ccoP gene encoding cytochrome-c oxidase, cbb3-type subunit III, translating to MNTTSQFTSNFWNIYIAAIVVLSFVGLAWLLLSQNKTKAPPKGEDVKTMGHSWDGIEEYNNPLPRWWFYLFILTMVFGAGYLALYPGLGDYKGFLNWTSHNQYEKEVSQANEQYGKIYAKFANMPIEQVAKDPQAQRIGKNLFDTYCIQCHGSDAKGSKGFPNLTDHDWLWGGEPDKIRETIEKGRVGVMAAWGPVLGEERVKDVANYVMSLSKPKGQYDEERAARGNLLFHGGPANCFTCHGDKGQGIQGLGPNLTDDVWLWGGTQKAIIETITNGRHNQMPAWANFLDNDKLHIMTAYVWGLSNKDGKVPAVAAKPAEPAVTNTAPAESNDTARVSLENGVAKFYFATGKNEVAADAVTVAEELVKAGKDGKKLIISGFADSTGDAASNEELSKKRAQAVQAFLEAQGVDAKNIELRKPENTTGAQGDAAEGRRVEVKIEG from the coding sequence ATGAACACAACCTCACAATTTACCAGTAATTTCTGGAATATATACATTGCAGCGATTGTTGTGCTCAGCTTTGTCGGTTTGGCTTGGCTGTTGCTGTCGCAAAATAAAACCAAAGCACCGCCTAAGGGTGAAGATGTTAAAACAATGGGACACTCATGGGATGGTATTGAGGAATATAACAATCCTCTGCCCCGTTGGTGGTTTTATCTTTTCATTCTGACGATGGTTTTTGGTGCCGGTTATTTGGCACTTTATCCTGGTTTGGGTGATTACAAGGGTTTCCTCAATTGGACTAGCCACAACCAGTATGAAAAAGAAGTTAGTCAAGCTAATGAGCAATATGGCAAGATTTATGCCAAATTTGCCAATATGCCGATTGAGCAGGTTGCAAAAGACCCTCAAGCACAACGTATTGGTAAAAACCTGTTTGATACCTACTGTATTCAATGTCATGGTTCTGATGCCAAAGGTTCTAAAGGTTTCCCGAACTTAACCGACCACGATTGGTTATGGGGGGGAGAACCGGATAAAATCCGTGAAACTATTGAAAAAGGCCGTGTAGGTGTGATGGCTGCATGGGGTCCGGTGTTAGGTGAGGAACGTGTGAAAGATGTGGCGAATTATGTGATGTCTTTATCCAAACCTAAAGGCCAGTATGACGAAGAACGTGCCGCCCGTGGTAATCTGTTGTTTCACGGCGGTCCAGCAAACTGCTTTACTTGCCATGGCGATAAAGGTCAGGGTATCCAAGGCTTGGGTCCGAATTTAACGGATGATGTGTGGCTGTGGGGCGGTACTCAGAAAGCAATTATCGAAACCATTACTAACGGTCGTCATAATCAAATGCCGGCATGGGCAAACTTCTTGGATAATGACAAACTACATATTATGACTGCTTATGTTTGGGGTTTGTCTAATAAAGATGGTAAAGTTCCGGCGGTTGCAGCTAAACCTGCAGAGCCTGCTGTTACCAATACTGCTCCTGCTGAGTCGAATGATACCGCACGTGTTTCTTTGGAAAATGGCGTTGCAAAATTCTACTTTGCAACAGGTAAAAATGAAGTTGCAGCCGATGCGGTGACCGTTGCTGAAGAATTGGTAAAAGCCGGAAAAGATGGCAAAAAGCTGATTATTAGTGGTTTTGCAGATAGTACGGGTGATGCGGCTTCTAACGAAGAGCTATCTAAGAAACGTGCTCAAGCAGTTCAGGCTTTCCTCGAAGCTCAAGGTGTGGATGCTAAAAATATTGAGTTACGCAAACCTGAAAATACCACCGGTGCACAGGGCGATGCCGCTGAAGGCCGCCGTGTTGAGGTAAAGATTGAAGGCTAA